One window of the Penaeus monodon isolate SGIC_2016 chromosome 1, NSTDA_Pmon_1, whole genome shotgun sequence genome contains the following:
- the LOC119576146 gene encoding uncharacterized protein LOC119576146 — protein sequence MASPTIESLCCLSSTNAFTKDFLIDFQSVPYNTISIAASFFGIAGAIYQVLPRTPSNGANGRGGRFFKTRGRLIIRWLAFADLLASFGILIRSATWLADDTFGSKPDDSKLGQSMCIITSVRDFMKVFFFSFPYSFFLFFFFFFSSTSFFSFSVFFLISSSSSASSSPPSASHSAQ from the exons ATGGCGAGTCCCACGATCGAATCACTTTGTTGTTTGTCGAGCACGAATGCCTTCACGAAAGACTTCCTCATAGACTTCCAGAGTGTGCCTTACAATACCATATCCATTGCGGCGTCATTTTTCGGCATTGCTGGTGCCATATACCAG GTTCTTCCCCGAACACCAAGTAACGGTGCCAACGGTCGAGGGGGAAGGTTCTTCAAGACGAGGGGGCGCCTTATCATACGATGGCTAGCCTTTGCCGACCTTCTGGCCTCATTCG GGATTCTTATAAGATCGGCTACCTGGCTTGCCGATGACACTTTTGGATCAAAGCCAGATGACAGCAAACTAGGGCAGTCTATGTGCATCATAACATCGGTAAGAGATTTCATGAaggttttcttcttctcatttccctactctttcttcctcttcttcttcttcttcttttcttccacctccttcttctctttctcagtcttcttcctcatttcttcttcttcttctgcttcttcttctcctccttctgcttctcatTCAGCccagtga